The following proteins are encoded in a genomic region of Sesamum indicum cultivar Zhongzhi No. 13 linkage group LG8, S_indicum_v1.0, whole genome shotgun sequence:
- the LOC105167458 gene encoding uncharacterized protein LOC105167458, which produces MAEEICLFTKDALIIKPPKKSPASLRMLVLVFAMVCGVYICSVCLRQTNIHTSTKFINIEVNQRYCHDNDIDKSQTPYLHYPKPTSFSRAECACNPVRLFTILSMQRSGSGWFETLLNSHTNVSSNGEIFSVKERRSNVSSIFSTLDRVYNLDWFTSASKNQCSAAVGFKWMLNQGLMEYHKEIAEYFNSKGVSVIFLFRRNLLRRMVSVLANSYDRYAKLLNGTHKSHVHSHEEADTLSSYKPVMNSTSLVTDLKLMEKMVLDALEHFSSTRHIVLYYEDLIKNRTKLVDVQEFLGLPQMELTSRQVKIHRGSLSEHIKNWDDITKILRGTTYESFLQTDYTN; this is translated from the exons ATGGCTGAAGAAATCTGTCTCTTCACTAAG GATGCCCTAATCATAAAACCTCCCAAGAAATCTCCAGCTTCTTTGAGGATGTTAGTCTTAGTATTTGCAATGGTGTGTGGTGTTTATATCTGCTCGGTCTGTCTAAGgcaaacaaatattcatacaagtactaaattcataaatattgaagTTAATCAGAGGTATTGTCACGACAACGATATTGATAAATCTCAAACTCCGTACTTGCACTACCCAAAACCCACTTCATTTAGCAG GGCTGAGTGTGCCTGTAATCCTGTGCGGCTTTTCACCATTCTGTCTATGCAAAGATCTGGAAGTGGATGGTTTGAAACTCTGTTGAACAGCCATACGAATGTAAGCTCCAACGGTGAGATATTTTCCGTCAAAGAAAGGAGAAGCAACGTTTCTTCAATCTTTTCAACTCTGGATAGAGTCTACAATTTGGACTGGTTTACTAGTGCTTCCAAGAATCAGTGCTCGGCTGCAGTTGGCTTCAAGTGGATGCTTAATCAG GGGTTGATGGAGTACCATAAGGAAATTGCCGAATATTTCAATAGCAAAGGTGTTTCtgtaatatttcttttccGGAGAAATTTGCTGCGCCGGATGGTTTCCGTCCTTGCTAATTCTTATGATCGTTATGCCAAACTCCTCAATGGGACACACAAGTCCCACGTGCACTCGCACGAAGAG GCTGATACTCTTTCTAGCTATAAACCAGTAATGAATTCAACATCTCTGGTGACGGATCTAAAGCTCATGGAGAAGATGGTCTTGGATGCGTTGGAGCATTTCAGCAGCACTAGGCACATTGTCCTCTACTATGAAGATCTCATAAAAAATCGAACT AAACTGGTAGATGTTCAAGAGTTCCTAGGGCTGCCACAAATGGAGTTAACTAGTCGGCAGGTGAAGATACAcagagggtcattgtcggagCACATCAAGAACTGGGACGACATCACCAAGATTCTCAGAGGAACAACTTACGAAAGCTTCCTACAAACCGATTACACTAATTAG